The proteins below are encoded in one region of Prevotella melaninogenica ATCC 25845:
- the deoC gene encoding deoxyribose-phosphate aldolase yields MGTIKDTVSKDIQAQKAVGIVEKSEYEQALSQYNLNITDEEVKAAVTKIIAEKVSENDNLEVKKFLLGSVELTTLSTTDTEEKVLEMVEKVNRFDSEYPDLPHVAALCAYPCFTKLMADSLEVDGVDITNVTGNFPSSQTFLEVKTIETALAIKDGATHIDIVMPVGKFLSGDYEGVCDTINELKQVCGDVPMKVILETGDLGNASAIKTASLLSMYAGADYIKTSTGKEKISATPESVYVMCQAIKEYYEKTGIQIGLKPAGGINTVMDAVIYYTIVKEVLGEKWLTNYWFRMGTSRLTNLLLSEIIGTETKFF; encoded by the coding sequence ATGGGAACAATTAAAGACACTGTTTCAAAAGACATCCAGGCACAAAAAGCCGTTGGAATCGTCGAAAAAAGCGAGTACGAACAAGCCTTATCACAGTACAATCTCAACATCACTGACGAGGAAGTTAAGGCTGCCGTAACAAAGATTATTGCGGAAAAAGTATCGGAGAACGACAACCTTGAAGTAAAGAAATTCCTCTTAGGCAGCGTTGAGCTTACTACGCTTAGCACAACAGACACAGAAGAAAAGGTATTAGAAATGGTTGAGAAAGTAAACCGTTTTGACTCTGAATACCCTGATTTACCACATGTTGCAGCTCTCTGTGCTTACCCATGCTTCACAAAGTTGATGGCAGACAGTCTTGAAGTAGACGGTGTTGACATTACAAATGTAACAGGCAACTTCCCTTCTTCACAGACTTTCTTGGAGGTGAAAACCATCGAGACAGCACTTGCAATCAAGGACGGAGCTACTCATATTGACATCGTTATGCCTGTAGGTAAGTTCCTTTCAGGCGATTACGAAGGCGTATGTGACACCATCAACGAACTTAAACAAGTGTGTGGAGACGTTCCTATGAAGGTGATTCTTGAGACTGGCGATCTTGGCAATGCAAGTGCTATCAAGACCGCATCCCTGCTCTCTATGTACGCAGGAGCCGACTATATAAAGACAAGTACAGGTAAGGAGAAGATTAGTGCAACACCAGAGTCTGTATATGTTATGTGTCAAGCTATCAAGGAATACTATGAGAAAACAGGTATACAGATAGGTTTAAAGCCTGCTGGCGGCATCAATACTGTCATGGATGCAGTAATCTACTATACCATTGTTAAAGAGGTCTTAGGCGAGAAATGGCTCACAAACTACTGGTTCCGCATGGGTACAAGCCGTCTTACCAACCTCTTGTTAAGTGAAATCATTGGTACAGAGACAAAGTTCTTCTAA
- a CDS encoding adenine phosphoribosyltransferase, with the protein MNKKLLLDNLRCIPDWPIKGVNFRDVTTLFKSPEALQEITDEMVDLYKGKGVTKIVGIESRGFVMSSAVATRLGAGIVLCRKPGKLPCETIQESYQKEYGVDTIEIHKDAINENDVVLLHDDLLATGGTMKAACDLVKKFNPKKVYCNFIIELHSEFPNSRDQFDKDIEITSLLQF; encoded by the coding sequence ATGAATAAAAAACTATTATTAGACAACCTGAGATGTATCCCGGATTGGCCTATTAAGGGTGTTAACTTCCGTGATGTGACTACCCTATTCAAGTCACCTGAAGCTCTTCAGGAAATTACTGATGAGATGGTTGATCTCTACAAAGGTAAGGGTGTAACCAAGATTGTGGGTATCGAGAGTCGTGGCTTCGTCATGTCTTCTGCCGTTGCCACTCGTTTGGGTGCTGGTATCGTACTTTGCCGTAAGCCTGGTAAGCTTCCTTGTGAGACCATTCAGGAAAGTTATCAGAAGGAATATGGCGTAGACACAATCGAGATTCATAAGGATGCTATCAACGAGAATGACGTTGTTTTGCTCCATGATGACCTCCTTGCAACTGGCGGAACGATGAAGGCTGCATGTGACCTTGTTAAGAAGTTTAATCCTAAAAAGGTGTATTGCAACTTCATTATCGAACTCCATTCGGAATTTCCTAACAGTCGTGACCAGTTCGATAAGGATATTGAAATTACTTCTTTACTCCAATTCTAA
- the uvrC gene encoding excinuclease ABC subunit UvrC translates to MNKEDNLKRTAYLKNIVLNMPEKPGTYQFYDNEKTIIYVGKAKNLKRRVSSYFHKEVDRFKTKVLVSKIHDISYSVVKTEEDALLIENQLIKQYKPKYNVLLKDGKTYPSICVTNEYFPRIFKTRTINKRYGTFYGPYSHIGSMYAILDIIKKVYKPRTCRFPITKEGIEQGKYKPCLEYHLHNCGAPCINKQSYEDYQEAIKQAREVLKGNTRDVQKLLKKKMEKYAEELRFEEAELCKQRYLALDNFAAKSEIVSHTITDVDVFTIVSDDTRKNAFINYIHVTNGAINQSFTYEYKRKLDESDEELLNEAIPEIRERFNSTAKEIIVPFELDFKVKGAEFFIPQRGDKHHLLELSEMNAKQYKFDRLKQTEKLNPEQKQTRLMRELQDKLKLSKLPYHIECFDNSNISGSDAVAGCIVYKGMKPSKKDYRKYNIKTVVGPDDYASMQEVVRRRYSRMQEEGTPLPDLIITDGGKGQMEVVREVVEDELHLNIPIAGLAKDDRHRTNELLFGFPQQTIALDIKGELFKVLTQIQDEVHRYAISFHRDKRSKAQLHSELDDIKGIGPKTKDALLKKLKTVKRIKEADLQELTEVIGASKATIVYNYFHANQ, encoded by the coding sequence ATGAATAAAGAAGATAACTTGAAGCGAACTGCATATCTTAAGAACATTGTACTCAATATGCCTGAGAAACCAGGCACATATCAGTTCTATGATAATGAGAAAACAATCATCTATGTTGGCAAGGCGAAGAACCTTAAAAGACGTGTATCTTCCTATTTCCATAAAGAGGTTGACCGTTTTAAAACAAAGGTATTGGTTTCTAAGATTCATGACATTTCATATTCTGTGGTCAAAACAGAAGAAGATGCACTTCTTATAGAGAATCAACTTATCAAGCAATACAAGCCTAAATACAACGTATTGCTGAAAGATGGTAAGACTTACCCAAGTATTTGCGTAACGAATGAGTATTTCCCACGTATATTCAAAACACGTACTATCAATAAACGTTATGGTACTTTTTATGGCCCATATAGCCATATTGGAAGTATGTATGCGATTCTTGATATCATTAAGAAGGTATACAAACCGCGCACTTGTCGCTTCCCTATTACGAAAGAAGGTATCGAACAGGGTAAATATAAGCCTTGCTTAGAGTATCATTTACATAACTGTGGAGCACCATGTATCAATAAACAGAGTTATGAAGATTATCAAGAAGCCATAAAACAAGCACGAGAAGTATTAAAAGGGAATACTCGTGATGTGCAGAAACTCCTAAAAAAGAAAATGGAGAAATATGCGGAGGAATTGCGATTTGAGGAAGCTGAATTATGTAAACAGCGTTATTTAGCGCTCGATAACTTCGCAGCAAAGAGCGAAATCGTAAGCCATACGATTACAGATGTTGATGTTTTCACTATTGTAAGTGATGACACAAGAAAGAATGCGTTTATTAACTATATCCATGTAACTAATGGTGCAATCAATCAAAGCTTTACTTATGAATACAAAAGAAAGCTCGATGAATCCGATGAAGAGTTGCTAAATGAGGCCATTCCAGAGATACGTGAACGCTTTAATAGTACCGCAAAAGAGATTATCGTACCTTTTGAACTTGATTTTAAAGTAAAGGGTGCTGAATTCTTCATACCACAACGTGGTGATAAACATCATCTATTAGAACTCTCTGAGATGAATGCTAAACAGTATAAGTTCGACCGATTAAAACAGACTGAAAAGCTAAATCCAGAACAAAAACAGACACGCTTAATGCGAGAACTCCAAGATAAGCTGAAGTTATCGAAGCTTCCTTACCACATAGAGTGCTTCGATAATTCAAATATCTCAGGTTCTGACGCTGTTGCTGGCTGCATAGTATATAAAGGAATGAAGCCGTCTAAGAAGGATTATCGCAAATACAACATCAAGACTGTTGTAGGTCCTGATGACTATGCATCCATGCAGGAGGTTGTAAGACGACGTTACAGCCGTATGCAAGAAGAAGGAACTCCTCTACCCGATCTCATCATTACCGACGGTGGAAAAGGTCAAATGGAGGTTGTAAGAGAAGTTGTTGAAGACGAACTCCACCTCAATATTCCGATTGCAGGACTTGCCAAAGACGACCGTCACCGCACAAACGAGCTTCTTTTCGGCTTCCCACAGCAGACAATAGCACTCGACATCAAGGGCGAACTCTTCAAAGTTCTTACCCAGATACAGGACGAAGTGCACCGTTATGCTATATCTTTCCATCGAGACAAACGTTCTAAAGCACAGCTACACAGCGAGTTAGACGATATAAAGGGTATCGGACCAAAGACAAAGGATGCACTTTTAAAGAAGCTGAAGACAGTAAAACGCATAAAAGAAGCTGATTTACAAGAACTTACAGAAGTAATAGGAGCAAGCAAAGCAACTATTGTCTATAATTATTTCCACGCTAATCAGTAA
- the mnmG gene encoding tRNA uridine-5-carboxymethylaminomethyl(34) synthesis enzyme MnmG, whose translation MKFKYDVLVIGGGHAGCEAATAAANLGANTCLVTMDMNKIGQMSCNPAVGGIAKGQIVREVDALGGYMGLVTDATAIQFRMLNRSKGPAVWSPRAQCDRGKFIWEWRTILDHTDNLDIFQDQADELLVENGKVLGIKTIWGIDIYARTVIITAGTFLNGLMHIGKRKVEGGRCAEPAVHNFTESITRHGIRADRMKTGTPVRIDRRSVHFDEMEPQPGETDYHQFSFYGPHRHLPQLPCWTCNTNEEAHEVLRRGVADSPLFNGQIQSTGPRYCPSIETKLVTFPDKSSHPLFLEPEGVDTNEMYLNGFSSSMPWEVQLDAIHKIPALRDAKIYRPGYAIEYDYFDPTQLKQSLESKVIEGLFFAGQVNGTTGYEEAGGQGLVAGINAALLCAGKDPFVMNRDESYIGVLIDDLTTKGVDEPYRMFTSRAEYRILLRQDDADARLTERAYNIGIAKQDRYDWWMQKKEHINRILDFCNNTSVKPEVVNGFLEHLGTSPIKGATKIVDLVARPQVNFENLSAVIPSLKEAIEASPNRKEEIAEAAEIKLKYKGYIDRERVFAEKMRRLEDIKIKGHFKYSELHDLSTECRQKLEQIQPETLAQASRIPGVSPSDINVLLVLMGR comes from the coding sequence ATGAAATTCAAGTATGATGTACTTGTTATCGGTGGTGGACACGCTGGTTGTGAGGCTGCTACAGCAGCTGCCAACTTGGGTGCGAACACTTGTTTGGTAACAATGGATATGAATAAAATCGGTCAGATGAGCTGTAATCCTGCCGTCGGAGGTATAGCCAAAGGTCAGATAGTCAGAGAGGTAGACGCTCTTGGAGGCTATATGGGACTGGTAACCGATGCTACAGCGATTCAGTTTCGTATGCTGAACCGATCAAAGGGACCTGCTGTTTGGAGTCCACGAGCACAGTGTGACCGTGGTAAATTTATCTGGGAATGGCGCACAATACTCGACCATACGGACAATCTCGACATCTTTCAGGATCAAGCCGACGAGCTGTTGGTAGAGAATGGTAAGGTGTTGGGTATCAAAACGATATGGGGTATTGATATCTATGCACGTACAGTGATTATCACTGCGGGAACCTTCCTTAACGGACTGATGCATATCGGTAAGCGAAAGGTGGAGGGTGGACGATGTGCAGAGCCTGCTGTTCACAACTTTACAGAGAGCATCACGCGCCATGGGATTCGTGCTGATCGCATGAAGACGGGTACCCCTGTGCGCATTGACCGCCGTTCGGTACACTTTGATGAGATGGAACCACAACCGGGAGAAACCGACTATCATCAGTTCTCTTTCTATGGTCCGCATCGTCATCTACCACAGTTGCCTTGCTGGACGTGTAACACGAACGAGGAAGCACATGAGGTTTTGAGACGTGGAGTGGCTGACTCTCCCCTATTCAATGGGCAGATTCAGAGTACAGGACCACGCTATTGTCCTTCGATTGAGACGAAACTCGTCACCTTCCCTGACAAGAGTAGCCATCCTCTCTTCCTCGAACCAGAGGGCGTTGATACGAATGAGATGTATCTGAATGGCTTTTCTTCAAGTATGCCTTGGGAGGTACAGTTGGATGCTATACATAAGATTCCTGCGCTGCGTGACGCTAAAATCTATCGTCCTGGCTATGCTATCGAGTATGATTACTTTGATCCAACACAGCTAAAACAGTCTTTGGAGTCGAAAGTAATCGAAGGTTTGTTCTTTGCTGGGCAGGTGAACGGTACGACAGGATACGAGGAAGCTGGCGGACAAGGCTTAGTGGCGGGTATCAATGCTGCCCTACTCTGCGCAGGTAAGGATCCTTTCGTGATGAATAGAGACGAGAGTTATATCGGTGTGTTGATTGATGACCTTACTACAAAGGGCGTTGATGAACCTTATCGTATGTTTACTTCGCGTGCAGAATACCGTATTCTCTTACGCCAAGACGATGCAGATGCGCGACTGACGGAGCGTGCTTATAATATAGGTATAGCTAAACAGGACCGTTATGACTGGTGGATGCAAAAGAAGGAGCATATCAATCGTATTCTTGACTTCTGTAACAACACTTCTGTTAAGCCTGAAGTTGTAAACGGTTTCTTGGAGCATTTGGGTACTTCTCCTATCAAGGGAGCAACGAAGATAGTAGACCTTGTTGCACGTCCACAGGTCAACTTTGAGAACCTTTCGGCTGTAATTCCAAGCCTTAAAGAGGCTATCGAGGCTTCGCCCAACCGTAAAGAAGAGATTGCTGAGGCTGCTGAAATCAAGCTAAAGTACAAAGGCTATATCGATCGTGAGCGTGTATTTGCTGAGAAAATGCGACGTCTTGAAGACATTAAAATCAAAGGACACTTCAAGTATAGTGAACTACACGACCTCTCGACAGAGTGCCGACAGAAGTTAGAACAGATTCAACCGGAGACGCTCGCACAAGCAAGTCGTATTCCAGGAGTGAGCCCAAGCGACATTAATGTACTGCTTGTCCTCATGGGAAGATAA
- the dtd gene encoding D-aminoacyl-tRNA deacylase, with product MRIVIQRVSHASVTINQQVKSSIGMGFLILLGIGKDDTEEDINWLVKKIIGLRIFDDEMGVMNRSIMDINGEILVVSQFTLMASYKKGNRPSWIHAAPHELSIPLYNRFCDALSEAMGKPVGTGEFGADMKVELLNDGPVTICMDTKNKE from the coding sequence ATGAGAATTGTAATACAACGTGTTAGCCATGCCTCTGTTACTATCAATCAGCAAGTAAAGTCTTCTATTGGTATGGGATTCCTTATCCTATTAGGTATTGGTAAAGACGATACTGAAGAAGATATCAACTGGTTGGTAAAGAAGATTATAGGTTTGCGTATTTTCGACGATGAAATGGGCGTAATGAACCGAAGCATCATGGATATTAATGGCGAAATTCTCGTTGTTTCACAGTTTACACTGATGGCAAGCTATAAGAAAGGGAACCGTCCAAGCTGGATTCATGCAGCCCCACACGAACTCTCTATTCCACTCTATAATCGTTTCTGTGACGCTCTAAGCGAAGCTATGGGGAAACCAGTAGGCACAGGAGAGTTCGGTGCAGATATGAAAGTAGAACTGTTAAATGATGGTCCTGTAACAATCTGTATGGATACAAAGAATAAGGAATAG
- a CDS encoding polyprenyl synthetase family protein, with the protein MDTLSLIKQPIETELGDFIDLFNHALDHEDGLLRTVLNHIKQRAGKRMRPILILLMAKNFGKVSEATQHAAVGLELLHTASLVHDDVVDEAAARRGQASVNADYDNKVAVLVGDYVLSTALLHVSYTHSEIIVRYLAELGRTLSDGEILQLWNIQNKEITEEVYYKIIERKTAALFESCAAIGAESANASDEEVEAARLFGKHLGIVFQIRDDIFDYYDSEAEIGKPTGNDMAEGKLTLPIIYALNSTKNEEMLALAHKVKAHEVTREDIDKLVEFAKVSGGIEYAERRMWDFHAEAQTFLDKYVKDESIRSALQTYLDYVIKRKK; encoded by the coding sequence ATGGATACTCTTTCACTCATAAAACAGCCGATTGAGACAGAATTAGGCGATTTCATCGACCTTTTTAATCATGCTCTCGACCACGAAGATGGCTTGTTGCGTACGGTTTTGAACCATATTAAGCAACGAGCAGGGAAGCGTATGCGTCCTATTCTCATCCTTCTGATGGCTAAGAACTTTGGTAAGGTTTCTGAAGCAACACAGCATGCGGCTGTGGGATTGGAGCTTTTACATACGGCTTCACTTGTTCATGACGATGTCGTTGATGAGGCGGCTGCTCGCAGAGGACAGGCGAGTGTGAATGCTGATTATGATAATAAGGTGGCTGTGTTAGTGGGTGATTACGTGCTTTCAACTGCCTTACTTCATGTTAGTTACACACACTCAGAGATTATTGTGCGTTACCTTGCAGAGTTAGGTCGTACGTTGAGTGATGGGGAAATCCTTCAGTTGTGGAATATTCAGAATAAGGAAATCACCGAAGAGGTTTACTATAAAATCATTGAACGTAAGACAGCTGCGCTCTTTGAGTCATGTGCTGCTATTGGTGCAGAGTCGGCTAATGCAAGCGATGAGGAGGTAGAAGCGGCAAGACTCTTTGGTAAACACCTCGGAATTGTCTTCCAGATTCGTGATGATATCTTCGATTATTATGACTCTGAGGCTGAAATTGGTAAGCCAACGGGTAACGATATGGCTGAAGGAAAGCTCACTTTACCAATCATTTATGCGTTGAATTCGACGAAAAATGAGGAGATGCTTGCCTTAGCTCATAAGGTGAAAGCACACGAGGTGACCCGCGAAGATATCGATAAATTGGTAGAATTTGCTAAGGTAAGTGGCGGTATTGAATATGCTGAACGTCGTATGTGGGACTTTCATGCTGAAGCACAGACTTTCCTTGATAAGTATGTTAAGGATGAGAGCATTCGTTCTGCTCTCCAGACTTACCTTGATTATGTAATTAAAAGGAAGAAGTAA
- a CDS encoding MFS transporter, with amino-acid sequence MFGDNNQHMKLNNTIEEGNEERTALGILLTISFCHLLDDTMHSMLPAIYPMLKDEFGLSFFQVGIITLVLQLTSSIIQPFVGLYADKHHGWWQLPVSMVFTLIGIFMLSYADSFLVILLSVSLFGLGSSIFHPQGSQVAQQASGGRNGLAQSIFQVGGNGGFAAGPLFAALIVIPVGLSGVRWFAFIALLLAVILIYIGKWHVKQLKVVRKRSRARWTTAKTYTRNQIYGFVFILFVLMFSKNFYTESMVSYFTFFLIEKFGVSIQTSQLCLFVFLAAEVVGTLLGGWIGDRYGRKYVIWFSIFGAAPFTIMLPYVGSLAGTIILSAIIGLIIASAFSAILVYATDLMPNHVGTIAGIFYGLSFGLGGLGSTFFGWLADQTSILFVFKVSTLLPLLGIIAVYLPKMKRE; translated from the coding sequence ATGTTCGGAGATAATAATCAACATATGAAGCTAAATAATACGATAGAAGAAGGAAACGAAGAACGTACAGCCTTAGGCATTCTGCTCACGATAAGTTTTTGTCACCTCTTAGATGACACAATGCATTCGATGCTCCCAGCAATTTACCCGATGTTGAAAGATGAGTTTGGATTATCCTTCTTTCAAGTTGGAATCATAACGTTAGTACTACAGCTAACCTCTTCCATCATCCAACCTTTTGTAGGACTCTATGCCGATAAGCATCATGGTTGGTGGCAATTGCCTGTGAGTATGGTGTTCACGCTTATAGGAATCTTTATGCTTTCGTATGCCGATAGTTTCCTCGTCATCTTATTATCTGTATCATTGTTCGGCTTAGGCTCTTCTATATTCCATCCGCAAGGTTCGCAAGTGGCACAGCAAGCCTCTGGTGGACGCAATGGTTTAGCACAGAGTATTTTCCAGGTAGGAGGCAATGGTGGCTTTGCAGCAGGACCATTGTTTGCAGCCCTGATAGTGATACCAGTCGGCTTGAGTGGTGTACGCTGGTTTGCGTTTATAGCCCTTCTTTTAGCCGTCATACTGATTTATATAGGAAAATGGCATGTAAAACAATTAAAGGTCGTTCGTAAACGCAGTAGGGCACGATGGACAACAGCGAAAACATATACACGTAATCAGATTTATGGTTTTGTGTTTATCCTCTTCGTATTGATGTTCTCCAAGAACTTTTATACAGAGAGTATGGTCAGCTATTTTACTTTCTTTCTGATAGAGAAGTTCGGGGTATCTATTCAAACATCCCAACTCTGCCTATTTGTTTTCTTAGCAGCAGAAGTTGTTGGAACCCTTCTTGGAGGCTGGATAGGCGATCGCTACGGACGTAAATACGTGATATGGTTCTCTATCTTTGGGGCAGCGCCATTTACAATCATGCTCCCATACGTAGGTAGTCTTGCTGGAACAATCATTTTATCAGCCATCATCGGACTCATTATAGCATCAGCCTTTTCAGCAATATTGGTTTATGCAACCGACCTTATGCCTAATCATGTAGGTACAATAGCCGGTATCTTCTATGGACTTTCATTTGGTCTTGGTGGTCTTGGAAGTACCTTCTTTGGTTGGTTAGCCGATCAGACGAGTATTCTCTTCGTCTTTAAGGTAAGCACATTGCTCCCATTGTTAGGTATTATAGCCGTCTATTTGCCAAAGATGAAGCGTGAGTAA
- a CDS encoding transporter, producing the protein MFPKVSFMGTILIPGGSNAHYLPKNLGIQAHLLFENELSSKFTLGYDLGAEWDGDTESPDLFFGANLTYQPTDKWSFFVESYNRYNSKRQDDWAKPGHDSHFNFMSEVGMDYKVSPRLHLNTYYDISFNEFSRYSNIGLGITWLLN; encoded by the coding sequence GTGTTTCCAAAGGTTTCCTTTATGGGTACAATACTCATTCCTGGTGGTAGTAACGCACACTATCTGCCCAAGAATTTGGGCATTCAAGCCCACCTCCTGTTCGAAAATGAGCTGAGTAGTAAGTTCACCTTAGGCTATGATTTGGGAGCTGAATGGGATGGTGACACAGAGAGTCCTGACCTTTTCTTTGGTGCTAACCTCACGTATCAGCCTACTGACAAGTGGAGCTTCTTCGTAGAAAGCTATAACCGATACAACTCAAAGCGACAGGACGACTGGGCAAAACCAGGACATGACAGCCACTTCAACTTTATGAGTGAAGTCGGAATGGATTATAAGGTTTCACCACGACTGCACCTAAACACTTACTACGACATATCTTTCAACGAGTTCTCACGATATAGTAACATTGGGTTGGGCATCACTTGGCTACTAAACTAA
- a CDS encoding nucleotide pyrophosphohydrolase, whose product MTIEEAQQAVDKWIKENGVRYFSELTNMACLTEEVGELARVMARTYGDQSFKEGEKANLGEEMADVLWVLLCLANQTGVNLTDELQKSFDKKTKRDKDRHKNNPKLK is encoded by the coding sequence ATGACAATAGAAGAAGCACAACAAGCCGTTGACAAATGGATAAAAGAAAACGGTGTACGCTATTTTAGCGAATTAACCAACATGGCTTGCCTCACAGAAGAGGTAGGAGAATTAGCTCGTGTAATGGCTCGTACTTACGGAGACCAGAGCTTTAAGGAGGGTGAGAAAGCCAATTTAGGAGAAGAAATGGCTGATGTCCTATGGGTTCTACTCTGCCTTGCCAACCAAACTGGCGTCAATCTCACAGATGAACTACAGAAGAGTTTTGACAAGAAAACCAAGCGCGACAAGGATAGACACAAGAACAATCCTAAATTAAAATAA